From the Daucus carota subsp. sativus chromosome 8, DH1 v3.0, whole genome shotgun sequence genome, one window contains:
- the LOC108198048 gene encoding F-box protein At5g07610, translating into MSMNLVDSSSNDPVISDDDLLSLILLRVPIPSVLQFKSVSKRWLSIIDTPRFSLLRNALPLRTSALFLLPPISFYGVPDIIHFVPLDDHTHITSPFRNLTFLGDPGLLSKIRIVHSCGGLLLCSSGPLCTSLSEITEYIYNPTTNHLRTLPKHWPLHYGSALAFDPSKSPHYKVLICGSPPDLSTDHGQFQIYSSKTGSWRASGHPFNLTCKADKLAWRNSVFFNGCIHWISNLEYGCSYFNLDEERLHTMPRPPVGQDFFVGVSQNHLHVIEACPRDNSVQVYDMKYDYSGWLVKYKVDLSPVCQVFPEMYGNCSLVKVLSLVRRENFKDDSFLVFKIPGKVIRYNIVDRTFKAIWDIPVPDPLTSTPGDFKAFQYIESLSYV; encoded by the coding sequence ATGTCTATGAACCTCGTTGATTCATCATCTAACGATCCGGTTATTTCAGACGATGACCTTTTGAGTTTGATACTATTGAGAGTCCCTATACCATCAGTTTTGCAATTCAAATCTGTATCAAAACGTTGGCTCTCTATCATCGATACTCCCCGCTTCTCTCTCCTCCGTAATGCTCTCCCTCTCCGAACCTCTGCCCTATTCCTCCTACCCCCTATTTCCTTTTATGGTGTACCCGATATCATCCATTTTGTTCCCCTGGACGACCACACCCACATAACTTCCCCCTTCAGAAACCTCACTTTTCTCGGTGATCCTGGCTTGCTTTCAAAAATACGTATTGTGCATTCTTGTGGTGGACTGTTGTTGTGTTCTTCTGGCCCATTATGTACCTCACTCTCAGAAATTACAGAATACATCTACAACCCCACCACCAATCACTTACGAACCCTTCCTAAACACTGGCCTCTTCATTATGGCAGTGCCTTAGCTTTTGATCCATCAAAGTCACCTCATTACAAGGTTCTTATTTGCGGTTCACCCCCTGATTTGTCTACCGATCACGGCCAGTTTCAGATCTACTCCTCCAAAACTGGGTCTTGGAGGGCCTCCGGTCACCCTTTCAATCTTACATGCAAGGCTGATAAACTTGCTTGGAGGAATAGTGTCTTTTTCAATGGGTGCATCCACTGGATAAGTAATTTGGAATACGGTTGTTCCTATTTTAATCTGGACGAAGAAAGGCTACACACGATGCCCAGACCTCCTGTTGGTCAGGATTTCTTCGTTGGGGTTTCTCAAAACCATTTGCATGTTATTGAGGCTTGTCCTCGTGATAATTCAGTCCAAGTGTACGATATGAAGTATGATTACTCGGGCTGGCTTGTTAAGTACAAGGTTGATCTTTCTCCGGTTTGTCAAGTCTTTCCAGAGATGTACGGTAATTGTAGTTTGGTTAAAGTTCTCTCTCTGGTTagaagagaaaattttaaggaTGATTCTTTCTTGGTATTTAAGATACCTGGTAAGGTTATACGCTATAATATCGTGGATAGAACTTTCAAAGCCATATGGGATATTCCCGTACCTGATCCCCTGACGAGTACCCCCGGCGACTTCAAAGCTTTTCAGTACATCGAATCTCTCTCCTACGTGTAA
- the LOC135148431 gene encoding uncharacterized protein LOC135148431 — protein MESMMLPILAPHAKNTTWLKKGRISAKKGNSELPKESLEEFKKRNAVFEERRYSTSSSPYYKELTDFTLDINKEKVQINKEKSPAIEFYEANSDKFEKDVLSTDQSAQPSTIPGGNSRFRKVAKLFSGKNNLELNKESLDELNKRNAVLQEKGYTASSPYYKGLTDFTLDIHKEKIPTTGHESTPSHSKPDIFPPDQSSDSSATSKGSTWSQKATRFFTKKKSSDLTESSLEEFNRRNAILEEKRYFHISPYYVGLTDFTLDIKKEKVPVIEIHEAASVTSSTRSSFIVRMQQLGTFCFFFKNKVKKYVSSSSSSSQSRISKDRDSGKEVKSTLTKSNVAHLFNEGKPLRERDLPTDHAAPSQLQTSQTQLPPVPQVSQPAETSETKEMNPTEQSDTEGKRKPFTWADTYRPYTLTDFIGNRETATELKAAANSGDCCHFIFEGKPVKESVNYIQLPFYNSS, from the exons ATGGAATCCATGATGCTTCCCATTTTAGCCCCTCATGCGAAAAACACTACTTGGTTGAAAAAAGGCAGAATCTCGGCCAAAAAAGGGAACTCAGAATTACCTAAAGAAAGCCTCGAGGAGTTTAAAAAAAGGAATGCAGTCTTCGAAGAGAGGAGGTATTCAACTTCTAGCAGTCCTTACTACAAGGAGCTCACAGACTTCACTCTAGATATCAATAAAGAAAAGGTTCAG ATCAACAAAGAAAAAAGTCCAGCAATCGAGTTTTACGAGGCAAATTCTGATAAGTTTGAAAAAGATGTTCTCTCGACAGACCAGTCTGCCCAGCCTAGCACCATTCCAGGAGGCAACAGCCGGTTCAGAAAAGTAGCCAAACTCTTTTCCGGAAAGAATAACTTAGAACTAAACAAAGAAAGCCTTGATGAATTAAACAAAAGGAATGCAGTTCTACAGGAGAAGGGTTATACTGCCAGTAGTCCTTACTATAAAGGGCTCACTGACTTCACTCTAGACATCCATAAAGAAAAAATTCCAACCACTGGCCACGAGTCAACTCCCAGTCACTCTAAGCCAGATATCTTCCCACCTGACCAATCCTCTGATAGTAGCGCTACAAGTAAAGGATCTACTTGGTCCCAGAAagccaccagattctttacaaaAAAGAAGAGCTCAGATCTAACAGAATCAAGCCTCGAGGAATTTAATAGAAGGAATGCAATTCTAGAGGAGAAGAGGTATTTTCATATTAGTCCTTATTATGTAGGGCTGACTGACTTTACTCTAGATATCAAGAAGGAAAAAGTTCCAGTGATTGAGATCCATGAGGCAGCTTCTGTTACCTCCAGCACTAGATCAAGTTTCATTGTCAGGATGCAACAATTAGGAACGTTttgcttctttttcaaaaacaagGTAAAGAAATATGTTTCAtcttcttcctcatcatcaCAATCAAGAATTTCAAAGGACAGAGATTCCGGGAAAGAAGTTAAAAGCACCTTAACTAAAAGCAACGTAGCCCATCTTTTTAACGAGGGGAAGCCATTGAGGGAGAGAGATTTACCAACAGACCATGCAGCACCATCACAGCTACAAACGTCACAAACACAACTTCCACCAGTACCACAAGTATCACAGCCAGCAGAAACATCAGAAACAAAAGAGATGAACCCAACAGAACAAAGTGATACTGAGGGTAAAAGGAAGCCATTCACTTGGGCAGACACGTATCGGCCTTATACCTTAACAGATTTCATAGGCAACCGAGAAACAGCCACAGAGCTAAAAGCTGCG GCAAATTCTGGAGACTGCTGTCACTTCATATTTGAAGGAAAACCAGTCAAAGAATCGGTAAATTATATTCAACTCCCCTTCTACAATTCATCTTAA
- the LOC135148432 gene encoding uncharacterized mitochondrial protein AtMg00810-like encodes MTLEFEMTDLGLMSYYLGMEIQQKGNQIFVSQKGYAEKILKNFRMDNCQPTSTPISCGTKLSNFDGSAKIDPSLFRSLVGSLRYLTCTRPDILYGVGLISRYMETPTITHMKMAKRILRYVKGTPEYGLTYSPSTHFKLYGYSDSDWGGDVDDRKSTTGFIFFLGDTAFTWCSKKQPIVTLSTCEVEYVSAASSVCHAIWLRRLLKMIHIPQEEATPIYVDNKSAIALAKNPVFHDRSKHIDTRYHYIRECVEKKVVELTYIKTNDQIADIFTKPLKFEDFVRLRAWIGVTKRDQV; translated from the coding sequence ATGACGCTGGAGTTTGAAATGACAGACCTTGGTCTCATGTCCTACTATTTAGGAATGGAAATACAACAAAAAGGAAATCAAATTTTTGTTTCCCAGAAAGGTTATGCAGAAAAgattcttaaaaatttcaggatGGACAATTGTCAGCCCACAAGTACTCCAATTTCTTGTGGAACCAAGTTGTCTAATTTTGATGGCAGTGCCAAAATCGATCCATCACTTTTTCGAAGTCTTGTTGGAAGCCTCAGATATCTAACATGCACACGACCTGATATCCTTTATGGCGTTGGTCTGATCAGTAGATATATGGAAACACCTACTATCACTCACATGAAAATGGCGAAAAGGATACTGCGTTACGTCAAAGGTACTCCTGAATATGGTCTGACTTATTCTCCATCTACACATTTTAAACTTTATGGATATAGCGATAGCGATTGGGGAGGAGATGTTGATGATCGCAAGAGCACTACTGGGTTTATATTCTTCCTGGGAGACACTGCTTTCACCTGGTGCTCAAAGAAACAGCCTATAGTGACTCTCTCCACTTGTGAAGTTGAGTATGTTTCTGCTGCATCATCAGTTTGTCATGCAATATGGTTGAGAAGATTACTAAAGATGATTCACATTCCTCAAGAAGAAGCAACACCCATATACGTTGATAACAAGTCTGCCATTGCGTTGGCAAAGAATCCTGTTTTTCATGATCGCAGTAAACATATCGACACGAGATATCACTACATAAGAGAATGTGTTGAAAAGAAAGTAGTGGAGCTGACCTATATCAAGACAAATGATCAGATTGcggatattttcacaaagccgtTAAAATTTGAAGATTTTGTTAGACTGCGTGCTTGGATTGGAGTTACAAAAAGAGATCAAGTTTAA